The sequence ATTCCGTTCCGGAGAAGGAATTCGCGGAATCGTTAAACAAGGCGAAGGCGTTGTGGAAAGCGGTAGAAATCAGCGAACGCGCGTGACGAGCGGAGCGGAGCAGAGGAGAGGGAGGCGTTACTATGATTTTGGTCATCGATAATTACGACTCTTTTACGTACAACCTGGTACAGTATCTCGGGGAGCTTGGCGAGGAGGTCGTCGTGAAGCGGAACGACGAGATCGATCTCGACGGCATCGCCGCGATGCGGCCCGATCATATTTTGATTTCGCCGGGGCCATGCACGCCGAACGAGGCGGGCGTGTCGCTCGGCGTCATCGAACGGTTTAAGGGAGAAATCCCGATCTTGGGCGTCTGTCTCGGACATCAGGCGATCGGACAAGCGTTCGGCGGCGACGTCGTGCGAGCCGAGCGGCTGATGCACGGCAAGACGTCGCCGATCGA comes from Paenibacillus antri and encodes:
- the pabA gene encoding aminodeoxychorismate/anthranilate synthase component II; its protein translation is MILVIDNYDSFTYNLVQYLGELGEEVVVKRNDEIDLDGIAAMRPDHILISPGPCTPNEAGVSLGVIERFKGEIPILGVCLGHQAIGQAFGGDVVRAERLMHGKTSPIEHDGRTMFEGLPNPFTATRYHSLIVKRETLPDVLEISAQTAEGEIMGLRHKQYPIEGVQFHPESIITEHGLTMLRNFLDRTRRANA